One window of Lacerta agilis isolate rLacAgi1 chromosome 14, rLacAgi1.pri, whole genome shotgun sequence genomic DNA carries:
- the LOC117058692 gene encoding LOW QUALITY PROTEIN: gap junction beta-3 protein-like (The sequence of the model RefSeq protein was modified relative to this genomic sequence to represent the inferred CDS: inserted 1 base in 1 codon), protein MAAIIGNISRLFQPTIGVLSAEKLCQGINPWYFLIGLRMVTLFFAFGPWDSLKADMVCQWPKDTGDAKTFCSVLCYNQLFPIPMSALWSFHFIAIIFTVALMKFVYVSTADKSGKPGEAEPKPGETGCCETVGQPEFGGWRYGIYIFTIVLILAIEVSFMWTLIGLQLPVMTRGIATCRPNNPVCPDTAQCVLNGRADKRAILWVLAFCAAANICVCIGYLASHSGQACGFCGGASGGTGKPMAGRSSNCGGEAGERGCLRNAAGCHNTQGGGLGWEGAYGYRSDSSAAGTAGCRCQAEGANCCCRQGNSGGKNAACSCQENSHCPCYFQGSEAGHSRSSMPTKEDSEGKLLRGDIELGXEKKHWTIGMMQMKEPVRPGPKRGRGSPGGGKGVKYMAKYEAWGKRRV, encoded by the exons ATGGCGGCCATTATTGGGAATATTTCCCGGCTCTTCCAGCCAACGATTGGGGTATTGTCTGCAGAGAAGTTATGCCAGGGTATCAATCCATGGTACTTCCTCATTGGCCTCCGCATGGTTACTCTCTTTTTTGCCTTTGGACCCTGGGACTCCCTCAAGGCCGATATGGTTTGCCAGTGGCCCAAAGATACTGGCGATGCAAAGACGTTCTGTTCGGTCCTCTGCTATAACCAACTGTTCCCCATCCCCATGTCGGCTCTCTGGTCCTTCCACTTCATTGCCATCATCTTCACTGTGGCGCTCATGAAGTTTGTGTATGTTTCGACGGCGGACAAATCAGGGAAGCCTGGGGAAGCAGAACCAAAGCCTGGGGAAACTGGGTGCTGTGAAACGGTTGGCCAACCTGAATTTGGTGGCTGGAGATATGGGATCTACATCTTCACCATAGTCTTGATTTTGGCCATAGAGGTGAGCTTCATGTGGACCCTCATTGGCCTCCAGTTACCAGTTATGACCCGAGGAATCGCCACGTGCCGTCCAAACAACCCAGTGTGCCCCGACACAGCCCAGTGCGTTCTCAACGGACGAGCCGACAAGCGGGCCATTTTGTGGGTTCTGGCCTTTTGCGCAGCGGCCAACATCTGCGTCTGCATTGGCTATCTGGCCTCACACAGCGGGCAGGCCTGTGGTTTTTGTGGCGGCGCCAGTGGCGGCACAGGGAAGCCCATGGCTGGTCGCAGCAGCAACTGTGGTGGAGAGGCCGGGGAACGTGGTTGTCTCCGTAATGCAGCAGGATGTCACAATACCCAGGGCGGTGGCCTGGGATGGGAAGGGGCATATGGCTACCGCAGTGACAGCAGTGCGGCAGGTACAGCAGGATGCAGGTGCCAGGCAGAGGGAGCGAACTGCTGCTGCCGTCAAGGCAATAGTGGCGGCAAAAACGCGGCCTGCAGCTGTCAGGAGAATAGCCACTGCCCCTGCTACTTCCAGGGTAGTGAGGCAGGGCATAGCCGGAGCTCCATGCCCACCAAGGAGGATTCGGAGGGGAAATTGCTAAGGGGAGACATAGAACTGG CGGAAAAGAAGCACTGGACTATTGGGATGATGCAAATGAAAGAGCCAGTGAGGCCTGGGCCCAAAAGGGGACGAGGTAGcccaggaggagggaagggggtaaAATATATGGCAAAGTATGAGGCATGGGGCAAGAGGAGGGTGTAG